TACCAAAAGGAGATACCGAATTGCAGGGTTGGAAGGCAATGATGAGGTTTAGTAATACGGACTCCTACAAACAAGGGAGAGTTACGCGAGCTGAATATTTGGAGCATGGTGTTGATTGGTGTACAAAGTATAGATTTGGGTATGAACAATGGATATGATCGTAGGTAAATAGCCAAAATACATTCTATATAGATCAatgtaatattatatataaactgaaaaaaaatactaaTGAACGATGTCTCTGAACCCTTGTTACTGACCACTTCGTCCAGAAAACAGTTCACTGAACACTACACATACGGTATACGGTTAACTACTCAAGGGGAGACTTTAAGCCTAATAGTCAGGATAGTGCATGCATACTTTGTTTGCTCGCTGCTAATGTGCCTGAGAAGTTTTTATGTAACAGGGTaaagttttcaagaagTATCAAAGGgatcatcaaaatttaaAGATATGCTACAGCACTATATTGGTGTAGACGTTGGAACGGAGTCTGTAAGGGCATGTGTTGTCGACGTTCATGGGACTATTCTTAGCTTGGCTAGTAAACCTATTTCAAGACAAGAAATTCAGCCAAATTATTTAACACAATCTTCCAATGAAATATGGAGAGCTATTTGCTTTTGCATCAGAAAGATTATATGTGATTCTCAAGTGGTAAAAGATAGTATCATAGGAATTGGATTTGATGCAACTTGTTCTCTTGTTGTCCTTGAAGAGGTTACAAATAAAGGAGTCGCTGTAGGACCAAATTTCGACGATTTTGAGCaagatattattctttggaTGGATCATCGCGCGATTGATGAGGTTAATGAAATAAATAGCACGGGTCACAGGTGCTTAAAATATGTGGGGGGTAAGATGAGCATTGAAATGCAAATACCTAAGATTAAGTGGTTAAAAAACAACCTACCTCAGGGGAAATTCGACAAGTGTGAATTTTATGATTTACCAGATTTCTTGACCTACAGGGCAACCGGTAATAAATGCAGAAGTTTCTGTTCCACAGTTTGTAAGATGGGTTTATTGCCTTTAGGAGTCGATGGATCAACGAAGGGATGGCCACAGGATCTTTTCGAGGATATAGGTTTGGCAGAGCTATGTAGGCGGGAATTCAGCAAACTCGGCGGTGTAGTTTCATCTACAGCCTCAAACTTTCTTAGCGCAGGCGATTATGTCGGACATCTGAGTGatgaagcagcagcagatcTAGGATTAACAACAAAATGTATTGTTGCTTCTGGTCTCATTGATGCGTACGCGGGATGGGTTGGCACTATTGCTGCTGGTATAACTTTGGGATCGGATGGCCAGGAGAGTGAGCTGGCAAGCAGCAGATTGGCGACGGTTGCAGGCACCTCTACCTGTCACATAACTATTTCAAAATGTCCCCATTTTATGGATGGAGTATGGGGCCCGTACAGGGATGCATTGATGCCTGGGTATTGGGTTACTGAAGGTGGGCAAAGCTGTACCGGTGCCCTATTGGCACATGTTTTAAAATCCCACCCTGCATACGATACACTATGTAAATTAGCGAAAAACCAAGGAATCTCgaaatttgattttattaacAACAGATTGGAGGAGTTGAAAGAGGAACGAGGTGCACAATCGGTTGCTGCCCTTGGAAAACACTTATTCTTTTATGGAGATTATCATGGCAACAGGTCACCCATTGCAGACCCTAATATGAGGGCAACTATAATTGGTCAATCAATGGACGTATCTGTGGATGATTTAGCGATAATGACCTTGGGAGCTTGCGAATTTATTGCACAACAAACAAGGCAAATTGTAGAACACATAAAACAGTCAGGTCATGAGATCACCTCAATTTACATGTCCGGTGGCCAATGTAGGAACCTTGTGCTAATAAAGTTACTGGCCAACTGCACAAAACTACCAATAGTGCTCCCAAAGTATATTGATGCAGCTGTCGTATTTGGTTCTGCATTATTAGGCGTGGCCGCGAGTGAGAAATACCTCCATGGATGTTCTGACACGGCATCTGTTAGTACTATAGTTGATCAGCAACGCATTACTTCGGAACTTAAGCCGAAGCAAAGCATATTATGGACTGTGATGGCAAATCTAACAGGCATCGGGCAGATTATAGAGCCCTCTAATATGCTCGATAGCGAAATTAGGCTGCTCGATCAGAAATATGagatttttttggatatGATTGAAACTCAAAAACGCTATCGAGATCTAGTAACTAGGGCTGAGAACTCCGTTTAATCCGCTGAAATGATATAAAAAGCTTAAAATGAAACGCCtatacacatacacacatataAATCATGACTTGAACAGTCAATTTCCTCCTTCGATCACAAACTAATTGCCAATTTTGTGGTGAAGAGAGAAAAAGACTTGTTATACCTCTCCTCACTACCACTAGTATATTCCACGAATAGCCTCTCATACTCACAAGAACCAGCCCATGTGGTAGTAGTTCACCACTACTAAACCATCATTCTCGCCGACCGTCCCATCCTGACCATCTTTCCTGCCCCTCACCCTCTTACCTTAAGTCCGCATTGGACAATTGCTGAATAACCTGCATTTAGGCTTTGTCCCTGCATAAATGTCCCTCATATGTTCTCAATTCCTTCCCCCTCGGCTGGCCTTACCAACTTGTAGCCCTTATAATCTCCTGTCATTTAACCCTACATACCTCTTTACTTTCAGCACTAACCGTTAAAGTTGCAGCCTGAATCATTTACCTAACGTCAGCATTCTAACGGTGAAACCCTTGCAGCAATTGCCTATAACGTCTATACACCACAGGAAACGCGCCTTCTCTAACCATCTACTGCTCTCTAAATGTCCGATACGTCTCACCACTCCATCAAATCCCCCTTACCTACAAACCCTGCCGTATTCTGCCTATCCATCCCATTCAATTCACACACCAACCATATCCAATCTTACATTGCTGTCCCTCTTCGCTACtaattttgaattctatTCAAAATGACTATTTTATCGCGACGtaattcattttcttttcacGAATACTTAATCCTAACATTGATTCTGGTGAAGATCTAGGAAAAAcaatccaaaaagaaaaggaataGTCTTCGATAAAGTGCAATTTACGTTCTTTGGTGAACCTGGTCTTTTAAGCTTGGCCGTTGATATTTGAGATACAATTGAACCTATTCAAAGGTGTCATTAGAATCCTAATTTATTTCGCTGTCAACATCCAGATTTCTGCATCTTAAATTTTGTTGAGCCGTTAATATCTATAAAGGGCCGTCAATGAATATAGGTTCAGTTCCTAATGAAAGTTGTAGTAGCAGTGAACCTGATAGTACTCTATTGCTACCATCAGATGCTATCTAACATGCTGATGAGAATCAGGAACCACGAGGATTTATATCAGTTTTATACTGTGACCAAAGAACAATGTCTATCTTATGCACAGGATGGGAATAATGTATGCATTGATGTGGATGCgctttttaaacttttgATGTCTTCTACTCCCGAATTGTTAAATCTAGTGAGTTTGCCAGCTATGCTTCGGTTTATTGAATGGTCGAGACAAACGCCTTCTATATCGTCAGACGTTAAGAAGGCGAGATCGATAATTACTCCGACCCGATGTTTGAACTTTCTCAAGAACGATGTACATGCTTTCAAGCACTCTTCAGAAACATGCAAGGGGATTTTAGGGGCTTTAAAATTGCTCCAAAAGTTACAAATGATTATGTTTGCAGAAAAGCCAATGTTGAACGATACAAATGACCCGGATTCTGAAAGTGTTGTTTGGAAGCCTTTGGATACGGCTATTGCAATCCAATTTCTGAATTCGTTACCTGCTAATCAAGTTACACCGTTGGGTCGCATCAATTCATATACTGGCCGTTCGCATGGTTCATCGCAGAATGGTATGCTTCATCAGCCCGTAATGCAGATACATAGCCAATACCAAGATCAAGAGCCATCATTAAAGGATCAGCAAATAAGGCAACAGTtggaacagcagcagcaatcaCCTATTCAGTCgcaattgctgctgcagcaccaccaacaacaacaaggCCAGGACCAAGAGCGACAACCGCCTTCAAAGGAAAAGCCATTtcatcagcatcagcagcagcagcagcagcatcagcagcatcaaGAGCAACAACAGGACCTGCTGCACGACcataatgatgaaaaacCAGCAAAATTAACGTCACAGTTGCTAGAACAGTCGTCAGGACAACAGGCTCTCTCAGAACGGTTAATTCTCCCACATCCGCAGAAGCAGCAAGCTCCTCTCCCTTCTACAGCTCTTGCTCTTCATCATTCAGAACCacaaccacaacaacaggaTCTGCAGCAAGACTCCCAaaaacagcagcagcagcagcaacatcatcatcagcagcagcaacaacaacaacaacaagagcaagaagaagagaagaagaagaagcagaagaagcaaAGTGCCACTCCTGCTCattctcttcttcttctccctcctcctccagcaccaccagcaccaccagcaacaacaacaactcCACCACTTCCAACGTCACGGCTCCTGCCCcaccagcaacagcaacgACAGCAACGACAATATCATCTCCAACCTGATCATCAAaaccagcaccagcaggCCCTTCCCGTTCGTTCGCCGCCTCCGCCTCCTTCTCCGCCACTACCGTtaccacaacaacaacaactaaAACATCCACAGTACCCACGACAGCAGTGTCTGCAGCAGATGCATCCTAACCTTCAACAGCTTCAAAATTATCCGAATGGTTCTACAACCCCATGTTACTATCAGAACTATTTTTATGATTCAGTAGCACTATTTCAGCAAGGGATACCTGAAATAAATCAAAGGTTACATCATTTGACTGtgcaaaataataaattgAAGCAGCAAGATACCATATTGATGCAacaaatcaacaacttGAGGCAGATAGTGACATCTTTACAGAAGACTGTAACTTCAATTTCACTTACAAACTCTGTTTCAACCAAGGGTAAAGTTACAAAGTTGAAGCAGTCTACTGCAACTACACCTATCTGTTCAAAATTTACTTATGATTCAAATATCAGTGGTGTTACATCTGTTAGTGGTCACATGAATTATTCGGAAAcaaatgtttcaaataCAGGTGATCAAGAGCTTGTAAACCCTCTTTTAGAAAGCTACGAATCCTTTATTGTGAAGAATGATCCTCGTTCCAACACAAAAACCGCTGAATCGAGTCACCAAGCACCGGTGACTGCTCAGAAAGATCGGGGTGAACTGCCCTTTCAAAGTGAAAACATATTCGAGGTTCAGaaggatgatgaaggtTCTATTCTTTCTTACCATCCTATTACATTTGCTGATTCAGCCAcatcatattcaaatatattacCACGGTCAATGCCACCTAGTGGTACAGTTAGTATTCCACTAAAACGTGGTCGTATGGCGACTCTTATGAGCAGTGCCTTGCCTCAAGATTCTACCTCTTCCACCATATGTTACAGTAATAGtacttcaaatattcataaCAATGCCAAAGAAGGTCAATTGGTTTCTTCAGAAGTCGCGTCGAATACAAATAACCTGTCTTCATCTACAGAACataaactaaaaaaattgcGGTCACGCTATAAGGAAAGTTCAGGTTCTAAGTTGTCGAAAGGTGTACAATATCAACCTCCGCTAACTTCTGAAGGAAAACGTTACATGCTTGGTGAAGACGGCAAGTTCTCAATTGTTATGAGCAGTGATCAGGATTCTATCTATTCTATTTACAACGAGTTTTATCAATCGCTCAAACTACAAGTTG
This region of Eremothecium cymbalariae DBVPG#7215 chromosome 4, complete sequence genomic DNA includes:
- a CDS encoding putative phosphotransferase (similar to Ashbya gossypii AGR092W), which encodes MLQHYIGVDVGTESVRACVVDVHGTILSLASKPISRQEIQPNYLTQSSNEIWRAICFCIRKIICDSQVVKDSIIGIGFDATCSLVVLEEVTNKGVAVGPNFDDFEQDIILWMDHRAIDEVNEINSTGHRCLKYVGGKMSIEMQIPKIKWLKNNLPQGKFDKCEFYDLPDFLTYRATGNKCRSFCSTVCKMGLLPLGVDGSTKGWPQDLFEDIGLAELCRREFSKLGGVVSSTASNFLSAGDYVGHLSDEAAADLGLTTKCIVASGLIDAYAGWVGTIAAGITLGSDGQESELASSRLATVAGTSTCHITISKCPHFMDGVWGPYRDALMPGYWVTEGGQSCTGALLAHVLKSHPAYDTLCKLAKNQGISKFDFINNRLEELKEERGAQSVAALGKHLFFYGDYHGNRSPIADPNMRATIIGQSMDVSVDDLAIMTLGACEFIAQQTRQIVEHIKQSGHEITSIYMSGGQCRNLVLIKLLANCTKLPIVLPKYIDAAVVFGSALLGVAASEKYLHGCSDTASVSTIVDQQRITSELKPKQSILWTVMANLTGIGQIIEPSNMLDSEIRLLDQKYEIFLDMIETQKRYRDLVTRAENSV
- a CDS encoding transcription activator GCR1-like domain-containing protein (similar to Ashbya gossypii AGR093W +AGR094W), giving the protein MKVVVAVNLIVLYCYHQMLSNMLMRIRNHEDLYQFYTVTKEQCLSYAQDGNNVCIDVDALFKLLMSSTPELLNLVSLPAMLRFIEWSRQTPSISSDVKKARSIITPTRCLNFLKNDVHAFKHSSETCKGILGALKLLQKLQMIMFAEKPMLNDTNDPDSESVVWKPLDTAIAIQFLNSLPANQVTPLGRINSYTGRSHGSSQNGMLHQPVMQIHSQYQDQEPSLKDQQIRQQLEQQQQSPIQSQLLLQHHQQQQGQDQERQPPSKEKPFHQHQQQQQQHQQHQEQQQDLLHDHNDEKPAKLTSQLLEQSSGQQALSERLILPHPQKQQAPLPSTALALHHSEPQPQQQDLQQDSQKQQQQQQHHHQQQQQQQQQEQEEEKKKKQKKQSATPAHSLLLLPPPPAPPAPPATTTTPPLPTSRLLPHQQQQRQQRQYHLQPDHQNQHQQALPVRSPPPPPSPPLPLPQQQQLKHPQYPRQQCLQQMHPNLQQLQNYPNGSTTPCYYQNYFYDSVALFQQGIPEINQRLHHLTVQNNKLKQQDTILMQQINNLRQIVTSLQKTVTSISLTNSVSTKGKVTKLKQSTATTPICSKFTYDSNISGVTSVSGHMNYSETNVSNTGDQELVNPLLESYESFIVKNDPRSNTKTAESSHQAPVTAQKDRGELPFQSENIFEVQKDDEGSILSYHPITFADSATSYSNILPRSMPPSGTVSIPLKRGRMATLMSSALPQDSTSSTICYSNSTSNIHNNAKEGQLVSSEVASNTNNLSSSTEHKLKKLRSRYKESSGSKLSKGVQYQPPLTSEGKRYMLGEDGKFSIVMSSDQDSIYSIYNEFYQSLKLQVDSFVQDYGKSKLTQFRKKRTFQKKKAFVYLVEKISYFSKLPPEQVLDIVDDVRIKEGKSVVWVCNNLGSLKYALVKYRPKLKDIIMGYND